In one Oncorhynchus masou masou isolate Uvic2021 chromosome 23, UVic_Omas_1.1, whole genome shotgun sequence genomic region, the following are encoded:
- the LOC135510123 gene encoding interferon-induced protein with tetratricopeptide repeats 1-like, which translates to MDRSPVQRLLSRPLKTTIPVANKLLEPCVMVGVTDKLWHRKQLTKCFYDWTAGDLPELERPQDGFLLSNYEGLECHFTWKLDYSRSKLQSLRETMIDISNREGVQYSWEGYLYNFLAYLHYALGFTEDALHCLKKAEEAIRQSSQDGVELSLVVHYGNLAWVHYHQGELTESQTYVEKVGRLLRDNPSPCPGVVWGERAWTLNKFDVSKRKAAVYCFQMALKEDPENKVLRCGYAMAFNKSVDRKDITPMLRSEMLEHLRIAKELDPEDLYITVMYLQRLAESGQVEEACKLAKEVIEKPLDSFGGFGILLDFFKDYISHDSSIDLARRTLERHPDSRQLKRHLGKCYKWKIFSPEEKRNPMRHILIENAVNLYEEVVALYPKSLAVKLELTAMYKESGRLDRADKIFEDLLLEIEGMEPQDLQKFYNWYAQYLFYAKQDASRSIDIHKKAVEIMLPTGQRDSSVRVLLSIVHNGGDRAEEIVDFLDGLDRDGAVSQF; encoded by the exons ATGGACAGAAGCCCAGTGCAACGCCTGCTGTCCAGACCTCTGAAGACTACCATCCCCGTAGCTAACAAGCTACTTGAGCCATGCGTCATGGTTGGGGTCACGGACAAACTGTGGCACAGAAAGCAGCTCACTAAGTGCTTCTACGACTGGACAGCTGGAGACTTACCAGAGCTGGAG AGACCACAAGATGGCTTTCTCTTGTCCAACTATGAG GGTTTGGAATGCCACTTCACCTGGAAGCTGGACTACAGCAGATCTAAACTTCAAAGCCTCAGAGAAACTATGATAGATATCAGCAACAGAGAGGGGGTTCAATATTCATGGGAGGGTTATCTGTACAACTTCCTGGCTTACCTACACTATGCTTTGGGCTTCACAGAGGATGCTCTTCATTGCCTGAAGAAGGCTGAAGAGGCCATTCGCCAAAGCAGCCAAGATGGCGTGGAGCTAAGTCTGGTGGTCCACTATGGGAACCTGGCTTGGGTACACTATCACCAAGGGGAGCTAACAGAAAGCCAGACCTATGTGGAGAAGGTGGGGAGACTATTGCGGGACAACCCCTCGCCCTGCCCAGGTGTAGTATGGGGCGAAAGGGCCTGGACTTTGAATAAGTTTGATGTAAGCAAGAGGAAGGCAGCGGTATATTGCTTTCAGATGGCCTTAAAAGAGGACCCTGAGAACAAGGTACTGCGCTGTGGCTATGCCATGGCATTTAATAAATCTGTTGATAGGAAAGACATTACCCCGATGCTGCGATCTGAGATGTTGGAGCACCTACGGATTGCTAAAGAATTGGATCCAGAAGATTTGTACATCACAGTGATGTACCTGCAGAGGCTTGCAGAGAGCGGCCAGGTTGAGGAAGCATGTAAACTTGCAAAGGAAGTGATAGAGAAGCCTTTGGACAGCTTTGGTGGATTTGGAATCTTGCTAGATTTTTTCAAAGATTACATCTCTCATGATTCAAGCATTGACCTGGCAAGAAGGACCCTGGAGAGACACCCTGATTCACGCCAGCTAAAAAGGCATCTTGGGAAGTGTTACAAATGGAAGATTTTCTCTCCGGAAGAGAAAAGGAACCCAATGAGGCATATTTTGATTGAAAATGCAGTCAACCTTTATGAAGAGGTGGTCGCACTCTACCCAAAATCCCTTGCAGTTAAACTGGAACTGACTGCCATGTACAAAGAATCTGGCAGACTTGATAGAGCAGATAAGATATTTGAGGACCTGCTTCTTGAAATAGAAGGAATGGAACCACAGGATTTACAAAAATTCTACAACTGGTATGCCCAGTATTTGTTTTATGCCAAGCAAGATGCTTCCAGGTCAATTGATATCCACAAGAAGGCAGTAGAGATTATGCTACCCACTGGCCAACGTGACAGCAGTGTTCGTGTTTTGTTGTCCATTGTCCATAATGGAGGAGACAGAGCTGAGGAAATTGTTGACTTTCTGGATGGACTTGATAGAGATGGTGCTGTCAGCCAGTTCTAG